The region TAGCCGCTAGATCGTCGGTGTTGGGACATCGGGTTTCGGCTTCGTCCGGATGCAAAGTTTGCAGCATAGTCTagaataaaattaattaattaatccccCTATATATGTACTCTCAACTTTTGTGCTCTCACCTGAAGAAAACCTTGAAACAAAATCTCGATTTCACCGTAGAGATGACTCTGAACGGAGAGAAGCGTATCGGACGGCGGACGATAATTGGACGCTTTCACGTTGACTTTCGTCCGAAGCAGAGCCGGCAAATCGATAGATCTAATAAAATATAAACAAcgttcctttttttccccctcacatgcattgacgtcaccttCGAGACTTTTCGTAGAAATAcgttctaaagaaaaaaaaacgctgcttatataattaaaaattaattatcgATTTTACTTGTGCGCCGACGTCGCAAAACTCGCTCGACCCGTTTccgacgacaatttcttGAACGACTGTATATCCATCCAGAGTAGAAGGCGATTGAGCGTCGCGTAGTCGCCGAGATCGCACAGATATTCCTTGAACGCAGAAACGACcctaagaagaagaaagaccgATATTGATCTCTCGCTCGTTTCGTTTCCCGTTCCCCCCGCCTCCGACTTTTTATTCGCTACGACttcggcgaagacgagctTTCGCGCTTCCGGCTGCGCCGAATCTTTCGGCGATGAAACGGCCGTCGAATTGTCTCGCGAAAAtcgcttctttcgtcgccttcgtcttcctttcgACTTGAAACCGCTTCCCCACGACGGCACTCTACGAGCGAGAGAAATCATATTTTagttatttattaattatttaaataataaGCCTTTTACTTCAACTGAGCTGAACGGGGTACGCTCTCCGAGCTGGCTGACGGTGGCGGCTCAATTTTAGGCTTTGTTCGAGCTCTACGCATATTTTTTCCCTTGAAACTCTAACATTAATGGCTAGGGGGGGTCATACTTTATATAGGTGTCGTAGTCCTCCTTTAGATATTCTGACCATGGGTGCTTTAGCACTAATACGGCGTATCtctaataaagaaataaCGCCTTACTCGTTTCCCTTTTTTTATCGAATTTGTTTTACTGTACTTCTATTGGTCGAAATGCTTTGACGGATATCGCTCCCTTCGATTCGTCTagttctttctttagcgattttttgacgtcatcgtcgacgccaaTCGGACGTTCAGCGTCTAGATAGAGTTCTATGATTTCCATTTTTCTTGTCTATGACGTACCATCAGACACGTAGGTGTACCAGAGTGACCAGCCGATTTTTGAGCTAATAAATCTCACGTAAGACGATCGAGAGTTGCGCTTAAAAGCGGCCACACAAGAATGCCAAAAAGCGAGAACATTCCCCAATAGAGTCTCATCCTTTCTACTTCAGCAATCATCACATCAATGTATATAAAAGACAGAGATTATTACCTTTCGAGATAAGCAGCAAAGGGCCCTCCAGCGTTCCCATCTTCAGTCATTCCAGAAACGAAGTCAGAATACGTGGGTCTATAGAGACGAAATAGAGACCAAAAAATAAGAGTCCATTATATCCTCACCTGTCGTCCACATATCCTATTCGAGCCGACCGAATTCTCTGCGAAAGCGGCGACAATTCCTCGCCGAGATCGACGCCGAGAGTCGTCTCGGGAAACGACGCCGGcagcgaacgcgacgtcaaATCGGAATCGTCGTAGAGACGAGCAAAATTGCCAGGCAATTGCGAGCCGCCCGCCTCGCGATGGAGCACGTAGCGCGGACACCAGTACGAGCgcaggcgaagaagaagtcgtcgttgaaCGCTCTTTAGGGGATCGATGCCGGGGTCCTCTTGCATCAGAGGACTGCAGAGCCAACGACGAGCCCGCGAGCCCAACAACGACGCGCCGTACGTATCAAACAAATACCTtaggaaaaaattattattattattattattatatatttttcttACCTCATGATTTTTCCTACGTTGCTTTCCTTTCGCGCTTTCatcgactcgacgtcgagccACATGTCCATCATTTGACGACCGACGCTTCCGATCAAGAACTCGCCGAacccgtcgacgccgtcgctcgatccgacgacctctcgacgaatttcgtcgtacgtctttcgacgtcgactctcCAAATCGCGAACGTCCGCCTCcgtcttcgcgtcgtcgtcaacgtcgacgtcatcgatgctcacgtcatcgtcgtcgtcgtcgtcgtcgtcgtaattatcgatcgaatcgtcgacgtcgaaatatgacgtcatcgcgtcgacgacgtcgctttcgagaaaaggacgaaaacgagcgcCCGGTTCGGCGGTCATGCTCCGACACGAGAATCGAGCCGAGTACGGTTTGGATTTGGGCGCCGAAGCGGAAACGCTTCGGCCCGGGAACGACtttcgaggcgacgacgaaggggGAGGAGCGACGAACggctcttcctcttcgaatATCAGACATCGGCAAAGTTTGTATTTGCAATAGATGAGCGATCTTGGATATTGACTAAgtattttgacgtcgttacgagtcgggttttttttttacctgGCGAAGTAAGGcagtctttcttcttcggcccacgaagcgattcgtcgtcgacgatcgtccgccgagtcgtcgtcgtcgacggcggacgCTTCGGCTTCCGTCAATTCGATGCATTGCGATTTGGAGTCGTAATGCATCGATTTGAGAAAgacctttaattaaattaaataatccaTGATCGACGAGCGTTACAGTGGGAAGAAAGGCCGCGTCGCTCATATCTAACTTACGGAACTGCCTACGGGCTTACCGGCAATCCTAaatagaaattgaagaagtcCGCCGCTATTGGATCGGCTATCCATTCGTCGAAGTTCGTCgcatcgtcgaagacgattccTTTATAAAAACAAATCGAGGGTTCTCCCCGCGGAGCCCACGCGCCCGCGCGCGGACGTCGTCTCTTCACCGTGCACGTGGCGATCGAGAGCGCTCAATCGAACCGCACCGAAAGCCGTACTACAAACGCGCTCCATTTCGCAtcgcaacgtcgacgtgttCACACAATCAAAACACAATGCGTTGCCGGGGACGACGAGAACCGCCCCGCGCGCGAAGACCACGCCACATGCCAACAACGaaccaaaaaaaaagacactacgtagacaaaaaaaaaaccgagaaaaaaaccccatcaatcagaaaaaaaaaaacgtacgTGATGTCACTTTTTTCGGCTAAATAGGCTGCGCCGTTTCTCCTTCTTATGCTCCTTGGGATCGTGctcgcttccgccgccgaagGACGCCGATCTCGACGGCGATTGGAGCGGAGTCGTTTCGGCGCTGCCCGTCGGCTGAGCGGCTTCGCCGGGAGGCGACTGCGGACGATCTTCGACGGgcgtttccgtcgccgccgacgccgccgccgccgacgacgaacctTGATCGATTGCTTTGATCCAGTTTCTCATGGAATCCTATATTGGAGAAAATGTTACCAATACGATAATAACCAAGGGCATGTATCTGgtgatcgtttcttctatgTTATTCTGGTTTAAGGCTCCTACAGCTGACTAAGGGATCCCCCTCAATATAAAGATGTGCGTGCGGTCTCCCGAATCTCTCTCTGTGTACCTGATTTTTCGCTTGGAAGAGCCATTCGCCGCCTGTGCTCgttctaatagaaaaaaaaaagacgaagagtcgAGATTATGCTCTGCACGTCAAAGTGACGCGTCTTCTTACTTCAAACGAAAGCAGAACTTTCGTTTCGTGTAGTCGATCGCTTCCTTGACGTCGCCGTTATGAAGCGATATCGAGCTCGAAGGATTGTGctatataagaaaaaaagataaaaaaaaagagaaagaggggACGATAAGTCCGTACGTGCGACGAGGCCTcgcgttcgtctttgaaacACAGCAGAGCGCCGTCTCTCAGAACAACAAAGAACGAGCGCCACGAGCTAAGGAACAAAATATATTCAAAAGCTCGTCCAACTCCATTTACATACCGATTGTGCGACTTCTTTCCAGTCGCTTCCATTTCGTGTTTCCTATGCAATAGCCCACTAACCGAAGCTAAGAGAGGGAAAAAACCGAAATTATTCTAATCCATGAAAAAAGGTGTGCACCGTACCTTCGGCAGCTCCCTCCGCTCCGCCGGCGCCCGCAGCACTTCCCGCGCCCTCGGACAACTAAAAACGCcccaactaaaaaaaaaaccccgaAACCAAAGCGTCTCTCCCCGCGTACCGGCGACACGGACTTATCCGACGATCCAgccacgtcgacgtccgcGCTAAAACTCACGTGCTTACGCGCGTTCTTCGCCGCCCCGGCGACGGGAGCCCCAGTCGGGGACGCGGTTCTCTCCTCGTCAGACAGCGGTGACGTCGCCACCTgcgatgacggcggcggcggcggcgacacggacgtcggcgacgccgacgactcGCCTTCGGAGGCGGCCGAAGCGCTTCTCGCCAAACCagcggcgtttttcttcttggcGCGCGCCGTCAAGGCGAGCAGAACGATGGATCCCTTTCCGTCGGGATCGCCGCCGATGACGAGTTCGCGTATCGATTCGACGGGAATGCGATGCGGAAAGCGACcgatgtcgtcgccgttcacCTGCGCGCGAAAttccgcgtcgtcgacgacgattttcaattCGAAGTCTTCGCCGCGAGCGAACGGGAATCGATCGACCCGGatgtcggcggcgtcgtcatcCGGGGACGCGCCGCCggagagaacgacgacgcgatcggcGAAGACGGGCATGAATTGATAGGCGATGCGAGTCGCGCTCTCTTGGAGTCGAATCCAGAAGCGCGTCGAGTCTTCGGGACAATGGGCTTTGATTGTGATCGTTGTGACCGGTTGGAGTTTGAAGTCTTGGACGAAAGGCATTTTGGCGGACGATTGAATGACCtgggggaaaaaaatcaatattaattaattagtccAAGGAATTAATAGCTTATGTCGCAGGGCTCTAAGTAAGCAAACCATTTCTATTTCTGGATCTGGAAGAAGGAAAATGGGATGCGtgcgaggaagaagaaaacggaaacCGCTTCGTTAGCGAGGTGACTACGTAAACAAACAACACTCCACTGGTGCCTCCCGCGAGGAAGAGTAAAGAGGAACGAGGCCCCAGGCTTGATCTAACAAAGGAAGGCGTACGAGCGTATTACAGGATCCAGGGGtacaaaagacgacgattatTTCCGAGAGGAAATAGAAGAAACCAATAAAAACAATTCCTCTGGAAAGGCGAGAAGACATATCTACTGGTCCTCTGCTCTGTTGTCCATTCTATGAGCTGTCGTACCACGCTCTTAATGACAGACATGCTGCTGCTTCCGTGCGAACAGTCAGTTCGCTTCAGCGCAATCAAACTGTGTCGGGAAACGAGCGGGCGACCGCCGCGCTGGAGCGCGCACCGATTCGGCAACGACGCGTACAACATGGGACCCGATGCGATTGTGGAACCGAGTGGGTAGGACTTGACGGATACAATACGCGCACGCGGAACAAGAACTCCAAAACCTTTGTTTGTCTTACGCGACAGCCGCCCCGCCCAGGAAGAGGGACCCCACGATAAATGTACGTCTCGGTTTTTAGGCCGActatttctctctttcgttctATCTATCTTAGAGAAATTATCTCTTACCCGACGGCCTTCTTTCTTTGGCTTGTGTTCCACTTCCAGAGCGTTCGATACTTCCGCTGTGGTCTCCACTTTCGACGTCACCACCTTCGAAGTTCCACCACCTGACCAGAAAGTTCATTATCAAGGAAACGATGTCATGTAGACCAACTCTTACCCTTTTTCAACGCCATGTGAGCTTCGGCTTCCGATCGAATATCCCTCGGCCCGTCCtcctaaacaaaaacaaagtcacaatatctgacgtcataataataattatttaaaaaaaacgaacccTATCCAACGGTATCTCGCGCGAGAGAGCACGCTCTATTTCCTCGCTCATCTCCAAGCCGCTACTTCGCTCCGACGAGACGTCCGAGTGGACGATCATGCTGGCGCGCGTCGAGGGGCCCTCCTCTTCGGCGCcgctcggcggcgtcgcttcGGTtctcggcgccgtcgtcgccgcggcgacTTGTTCGACTTTGCGTTGGactttcggcgacgagcgcgcttctctttcgattcgttcgatTTCCTGCACGATGTAACCCTGGGCGACGGGCTGACGATTGGACAGCTGGCCCGTGCCGGTCGTCGAGAGAACGACGGGCGACTGGAGAGAATTTTGACGCTGTTCGAActggaagaaaacgaaggtgAGAAAAGATCCCTCACGTTCATATATAATACCTCCGTGATTTTCTTCAGTAGTCCAAATCGCTCTTCTTGCGCTTCCAGCGATTTGACGAAGTCTTCGTGCTTCTTCAGAAAaccgtcgacttcgtcggcTGTCTCCtaagaggagagagaagacgaaatcgtcatcgtttcGACTTGGAGCGCGTTCGTCGTACCCCGACGTCTTCCATGAGGAAATACTGCTCGACGCTGTTCAGCCATCGATCGGCCATGTGAGCGTCTCTCGCGAAAACGTGCACTTCCAAAACtagataaaaaaaataattaaacaaGGCGATGCCGTCTTCCCCCCTTTCACGGAGACGTACAGAGACGGAGTTCGACTTCGCGCCCAGTCCAGTCGTTCCACAGCTCGTCGCGCTGAGTGGAAAGCAATCCCAATTTGGCTTTGATCTAGAAGAGAGAATATCAGCGTATATGAAAGGGACGCTCTGAAGAGAACGTATGTGGGGAAACAGAGGGGCCCTCACTAGACtcctcgtctttctctctaccTCTTTCGCCGCGTAGTGACCGCGCGCCACCAAATCCAATCCGAACTTCTCGATCGCTTCAAAATCCGACTGTCGCATCTCGATCTCCGCTCGACGATTCAAATGCTCGGCAATCGAcgcgtcggcgccggcgacgtcgcgcgtcggctcgtcggcgaagatGCGCATTCGCATGTCGGCCGTCCAGAAGAGAAGCACcttgacggcggcgagaaattTCTGCAGGTCGTCGGACGCTTTGAGTTGACGCTTtcgcgccgccgtcttctCTTGGAGAACTTCCCacgcgcgttcgacgtcctCCTGTCGatcggcgatcgttttctcgtcgggATGAGCGGAGAGAAGGCGGGCCGCCTCTTTGGATAAATTAGTCAgctgagagagagagagattacATATATTGATCCTAATAAACTATCTAAGATTCTTACTTGAGATTCGATTGCGTCCAGATCGCGTTCAAAGTTCTCGTGGTTGCGTAGCAACGTTTCGACGctggcgacgtcgcgtccGAGATCGTCTGGCATTGCAGTGGATTTTTCCtgaattatatatatatatatatatatttttgaCGTGACTCTCCGGGGATGCTAATTAGGGTCATACCTGAATCTgagatttgacgtcatccacGTCGCGATAAAAGCGTTTGATCTCAAACGCCGATCCAAGAgacttgaaaaaaaagagccaTGATTATGAAAATTGATATATTACTTAGTACCACAtacttttcttcgtttctctATGAGATCTAGAAGGCGATCCCAAAGGCCTTTGACGTGCGCTTGCCACTCCTGTATGGTCGCCTTTTCCGAGTGACCCGATTCGATGAGAGAATCGGCGAGCCCGTTAACGACGTTGAGGCGCTCCGTGCCGCTGGCATTCGTACTGCGAGCGAACTCGGTGAACTTCTCCTGAATCatctgcaaaagaaacgcaTAAGagataaaattaaaattatttctttttttctttcttacttcGCAGTGTTCAAAATCCTGGCCAAGTTCTTTCGACTGGGCGACGCTCTCCTTTTCTCCAGCCCACACTTCAAACTCTTccacctaaagaaagaaagaaagtcaTCTCTCTCCTTCCCCTCTCCCTAGTGGACTCACCTCTCGATTGAGCTGAAACAACTTATAGCTCTCGTCCAAATTCAATCCGCGCTTCTCGGCCAACGCCTTCAGCGCCGCGTACAGAGCGTCCAAGTTCTCCTGAGCGCGTTTGACCGCTTCCGTGTCGAAGCTCGCCGCGTCGCCCAGACCAATCAGCGCGTTCGCTCGCTCGCCCAACGCGACGACCGTCTTCTCGTAGGCGTCAACCGCCGCGTGAAGAACGCGATGTTTTTTGAGAAGAGCCAGAGCGCTGGCGTCGTCCtgattaataaaataaattattgaattatGTGATTTTTTTAAGGGACGGAGAATATTTCGCCTCTTTACCTTTCCTCTATTGTCGTCCATCATATAAAGCTCCTGTTCGCTCATCCAGGCTTCGGCTTCAGAAACATCGAGGAAATACTAAATAACAATAGAACCGTTTTCAATATATCAGACCATgcgtatttattttatttacttgTTGGGCGGACGCCGAATCTTCTaggcgattttttctcacgGTGAGCGCCTTCTCCAACTCCTCCCACTTGCCCTGTATCTCGCGATTGCGTTCGTCGATTCTCGGCGCCGATTCGTTGCCGTCTTCGATGAGACGATCGGCCGTTTCGCAGACGGCTTTCATAATCGGTTCGTGGGCTTGAACTTCAGAGAAGAGAGCCTTcagaaaggagagaaaaataacGTCTTGGCATTGAGACAAAAAGTGAGTGACTAATACCTGATTCTTTCGCTGGAGCCTTTGCACACTCAACGCATCGTTACCGTAGTCTTCCGACTTGGCAAGAGCCATTCTCTCGTCTATCCACGCCTAAAAcacaaaaacaataaatatatattattattattatcattattGTCTTAccaattcttcgtcgacgtctctgTTATACTGAAACCACTTCTTAGCGTCGTCCAAGcgatttctcctcttctccaGCGGCTCCCCCAGTCCAGCATAGGCCGTCTCCAGCGCGCCGAGTCTCTCCTCCAGAGCGGGCGCGTCGAAGTGCCCGCTCTCGACCAGCGCCGTCGTCTCCCGACTCAATTTCTCGATCACCGGCTTCTGCGCGCTCACCTCCGCCTCGACCATCTGATGCTTCTTCACGAGATGATTCACGCTCGCAATGTCCTTCCCCGTGTCGTCGAGACCGACcgccgtctcgacgtcgtcgagccacgaggcgaaatcgtcgcagGCGCGAACGAATTCGCCCTGGTCGTTCGCCTGACGAAGTTTCGCGTCCTTGTCGGACGATCGTTGGCGCAGGGTCGTCCAGTGGGATTGGaggtcgtcgagacgacgacgaatcgccgGCGCCGAGTCGGGTTGAGCTTCGGCCAAAGCAGAACCCgtctaaagagagaaaaaagaatatataataatatatattattttcttttttctttacttcgGCTATTGCGTCGAGACGTGGTTTGTTTGCTTCGAGTTCCGCTTCGAAGGCCTCGTGCTTCTTCAGTTTCTGTATCATGTTCGACGGATCGCGGTacgtttcggcggcggcgaccgcCTGCTTCTCGCTGATCCAATCGTCCagttcgtcggcgtcgcggTGAAATTGAAGGAGAGCCAACGACGCTTCGAGATCcgcttttcgcttcgaagCCTTGTCGCGATTCGCTTGGCGTCTAGggaaggaggagaaaaaaagagacagaTGAGGAAAGACGTTCAGCTTCTCCTTAGTAGATGTACGCATACCCAACGTACGTCAAATGGGCGAGAGAGAAATTAAAAGGGGCCCCATAACACGTTGATTTCATAAGAAGAAGGGATAGAGAGAGTGCTTACGCGGAGGATTTTTAGCAAGGAGACGAGTCTATGACAGAGTAAGCAATAGAGACTACAGCCTCTCTGATACCAATGACGCCCTAAAAGGGGGCTCACTAAAAGCATTCCAGGGGGGATAGAGATAGCAAAAGAGACAGTGACGAGTCTCTAACATAAAACGCAATAGAGACCAGTCAGTATCCTAGGGAGAGACCCCACATACAACTACAAGGAAATATCAGAGCCTAACAAAAGGGC is a window of Oscarella lobularis chromosome 20, ooOscLobu1.1, whole genome shotgun sequence DNA encoding:
- the LOC136199193 gene encoding regulator of G-protein signaling 22-like isoform X2 is translated as MGFFSRFFFCLRSVFFFGSLLACGVVFARGAVLVVPGNALCFDCVNTSTLRCEMERVCSTAFGAVRLSALDRHVHGIVFDDATNFDEWIADPIAADFFNFYLGLPVFLKSMHYDSKSQCIELTEAEASAVDDDDSADDRRRRIASWAEEERLPYFARSLIYCKYKLCRCLIFEEEEPFVAPPPSSSPRKSFPGRSVSASAPKSKPYSARFSCRSMTAEPGARFRPFLESDVVDAMTSYFDVDDSIDNYDDDDDDDDDVSIDDVDVDDDAKTEADVRDLESRRRKTYDEIRREVVGSSDGVDGFGEFLIGSVGRQMMDMWLDVESMKARKESNVGKIMRYLFDTYGASLLGSRARRWLCSPLMQEDPGIDPLKSVQRRLLLRLRSYWCPRYVLHREAGGSQLPGNFARLYDDSDLTSRSLPASFPETTLGVDLGEELSPLSQRIRSARIGYVDDRPTYSDFVSGMTEDGNAGGPFAAYLERKDETLLGNVLAFWHSCVAAFKRNSRSSYVRFISSKIGWSLWYTYVSDDAERPIGVDDDVKKSLKKELDESKGAISVKAFRPIERYAVLVLKHPWSEYLKEDYDTYIKARTKPKIEPPPSASSESVPRSAQLKVPSWGSGFKSKGRRRRRKKRFSRDNSTAVSSPKDSAQPEARKLVFAEVVANKKVVSAFKEYLCDLGDYATLNRLLLWMDIQSFKKLSSETGRASFATSAHKTYFYEKSRRSIDLPALLRTKVNVKASNYRPPSDTLLSVQSHLYGEIEILFQGFLQTMLQTLHPDEAETRCPNTDDLAAITILCDTKIRRRKPKQTTGKATPLPEHRSELEALLASLDDGVWPERIDSFRAYLHRHGESDGVPLAENDLLFWIEVQRFKYLCHGFADKSLIRRKAEVLGDCFLDSQSPPWLQVDIPSDLSQRLLHTIHNQLYFPSRHANRQAKDLVAFDEAQSIVVRHLLPFWAGFAKQYRPSTSTLGVVAGRRRKQMTNKIVTKGIPTRRRLGGSGTKPSIVKLPPLPETRSPENTTRSLHFSLGGGVKWKSIIVNDAVGK
- the LOC136199193 gene encoding regulator of G-protein signaling 22-like isoform X1, yielding MGFFSRFFFCLRSVFFFGSLLACGVVFARGAVLVVPGNALCFDCVNTSTLRCEMERVCSTAFGAVRLSALDRHVHGIVFDDATNFDEWIADPIAADFFNFYLGLPVFLKSMHYDSKSQCIELTEAEASAVDDDDSADDRRRRIASWAEEERLPYFARSLIYCKYKLCRCLIFEEEEPFVAPPPSSSPRKSFPGRSVSASAPKSKPYSARFSCRSMTAEPGARFRPFLESDVVDAMTSYFDVDDSIDNYDDDDDDDDDVSIDDVDVDDDAKTEADVRDLESRRRKTYDEIRREVVGSSDGVDGFGEFLIGSVGRQMMDMWLDVESMKARKESNVGKIMRYLFDTYGASLLGSRARRWLCSPLMQEDPGIDPLKSVQRRLLLRLRSYWCPRYVLHREAGGSQLPGNFARLYDDSDLTSRSLPASFPETTLGVDLGEELSPLSQRIRSARIGYVDDRPTYSDFVSGMTEDGNAGGPFAAYLESRKDETLLGNVLAFWHSCVAAFKRNSRSSYVRFISSKIGWSLWYTYVSDDAERPIGVDDDVKKSLKKELDESKGAISVKAFRPIERYAVLVLKHPWSEYLKEDYDTYIKARTKPKIEPPPSASSESVPRSAQLKVPSWGSGFKSKGRRRRRKKRFSRDNSTAVSSPKDSAQPEARKLVFAEVVANKKVVSAFKEYLCDLGDYATLNRLLLWMDIQSFKKLSSETGRASFATSAHKTYFYEKSRRSIDLPALLRTKVNVKASNYRPPSDTLLSVQSHLYGEIEILFQGFLQTMLQTLHPDEAETRCPNTDDLAAITILCDTKIRRRKPKQTTGKATPLPEHRSELEALLASLDDGVWPERIDSFRAYLHRHGESDGVPLAENDLLFWIEVQRFKYLCHGFADKSLIRRKAEVLGDCFLDSQSPPWLQVDIPSDLSQRLLHTIHNQLYFPSRHANRQAKDLVAFDEAQSIVVRHLLPFWAGFAKQYRPSTSTLGVVAGRRRKQMTNKIVTKGIPTRRRLGGSGTKPSIVKLPPLPETRSPENTTRSLHFSLGGGVKWKSIIVNDAVGK
- the LOC136199192 gene encoding spectrin beta chain-like, with the protein product MSGERTMSSRDSRSHLFETQRIKVLADERQLVQKKTFTKWVNSHLAKITCRIEDLYTDLRDGKMLIKLLEVLSGERLPKPARGNMRIHKLENNGKALSFLKTKDVHLENMGPHDIVDSNARLTLGLIWTIILRFQIQDIAVEEAAGAESESAAKRSAKDALLLWCQRKTAGYRDVHITNFTTSWRDGLAFNALIHKHRPDLIRYEALRKEEHKPNLNNAFVVAERDLGLFQLLDAEDVDVDFPDEKSIMTYVVTYYHYFSKMKSEGVGGRRIAKVIGQVMDNDQLMLDYERFASELLAWIEQKTKDLEDRSFPNSLVGMQSAMAQFNQYRTKEKPPKFVEMGNLEVMLFDLQTKLRANNQQVYVPPEGRMVSEITKAWDRLEGAEHQRELALRQELMRQQKLEQLAAKFDKKASMRDTWLRENQRLVASDTLGDDVAAVEASIKKHEAIETDIKAYEERITALTEFALELGNERYHDIERIQRQTTTIDELWQQLLALLTSQRRRLEMSMGLRKVFQEMLDLIDYMDEMKIGLLSDDYGKHLAGVEDLLQKHSLVESDVAPLADRVTALISGAQKHADMMAEAGDESYRVDPALIAERQEELSNSYAELQEFASVRRRRLEDSLRVQQFSRDADEEEAWMKEQEQILEQEGHVHDMTGVQHMERKQQALEAEMNGHEGRIATIVESGNAMLLSDLYTASTIIKPRVTNIERNWAKFRQSAAAKRRRLEQHRIMYQYIADAQETMQWLAMMEHVVRNADYGRDEYSTQALMKKHAAVEEDLLNYEKVITALQLQFAQLAPEDKSESVSSMEPTIAEQYGTLIDASEMRRRELNGALERHEFLREAELVESWIADKRAMVLSLETGQDVEEAERLRQRLSALELDVRASGESQVDRVSAQAKKLVEAGHKDSEEIEARRDELKSRWFEFLDLLQKRKAEAAAASGLQEFYHTVDETIKWINEKAVLLEACGDAEGKDLDAVLKEQRQLQAIERDLLALADKVATLDKDAESLAAEHPEAADAIHGRTSELNRVWKDLNDQMSNRRAQLGESGNLQVYLQDLVAFQAWMSDAQVRASSDELPPSVSQAEEQLKQHKELHAEMNTYRPTYDKIVATGRKIITDPPADDLQTEAKRRLDDVETDWTALWDAWESRQELLVQCLTYQTFKRDAEHVDVLLGEEETFLSESGVAETLDEAEALLKKHEAFEEKMVVHDESVNVLVMAGKSLIDDEHYAKDEAEKMANGISERRQANRDKASKRKADLEASLALLQFHRDADELDDWISEKQAVAAAETYRDPSNMIQKLKKHEAFEAELEANKPRLDAIAETGSALAEAQPDSAPAIRRRLDDLQSHWTTLRQRSSDKDAKLRQANDQGEFVRACDDFASWLDDVETAVGLDDTGKDIASVNHLVKKHQMVEAEVSAQKPVIEKLSRETTALVESGHFDAPALEERLGALETAYAGLGEPLEKRRNRLDDAKKWFQYNRDVDEELAWIDERMALAKSEDYGNDALSVQRLQRKNQALFSEVQAHEPIMKAVCETADRLIEDGNESAPRIDERNREIQGKWEELEKALTVRKNRLEDSASAQQYFLDVSEAEAWMSEQELYMMDDNRGKDDASALALLKKHRVLHAAVDAYEKTVVALGERANALIGLGDAASFDTEAVKRAQENLDALYAALKALAEKRGLNLDESYKLFQLNREVEEFEVWAGEKESVAQSKELGQDFEHCEMIQEKFTEFARSTNASGTERLNVVNGLADSLIESGHSEKATIQEWQAHVKGLWDRLLDLIEKRRKSLGSAFEIKRFYRDVDDVKSQIQEKSTAMPDDLGRDVASVETLLRNHENFERDLDAIESQLTNLSKEAARLLSAHPDEKTIADRQEDVERAWEVLQEKTAARKRQLKASDDLQKFLAAVKVLLFWTADMRMRIFADEPTRDVAGADASIAEHLNRRAEIEMRQSDFEAIEKFGLDLVARGHYAAKEIKAKLGLLSTQRDELWNDWTGREVELRLFLEVHVFARDAHMADRWLNSVEQYFLMEDVGETADEVDGFLKKHEDFVKSLEAQEERFGLLKKITEFEQRQNSLQSPVVLSTTGTGQLSNRQPVAQGYIVQEIERIEREARSSPKVQRKVEQVAAATTAPRTEATPPSGAEEEGPSTRASMIVHSDVSSERSSGLEMSEEIERALSREIPLDREDGPRDIRSEAEAHMALKKGGGTSKVVTSKVETTAEVSNALEVEHKPKKEGRRVIQSSAKMPFVQDFKLQPVTTITIKAHCPEDSTRFWIRLQESATRIAYQFMPVFADRVVVLSGGASPDDDAADIRVDRFPFARGEDFELKIVVDDAEFRAQVNGDDIGRFPHRIPVESIRELVIGGDPDGKGSIVLLALTARAKKKNAAGLARSASAASEGESSASPTSVSPPPPPSSQVATSPLSDEERTASPTGAPVAGAAKNARKHVSFSADVDVAGSSDKSVSPLSEGAGSAAGAGGAEGAAEASVSGLLHRKHEMEATGKKSHNRSWRSFFVVLRDGALLCFKDEREASSHHNPSSSISLHNGDVKEAIDYTKRKFCFRLKTSTGGEWLFQAKNQDSMRNWIKAIDQGSSSAAAASAATETPVEDRPQSPPGEAAQPTGSAETTPLQSPSRSASFGGGSEHDPKEHKKEKRRSLFSRKK